The sequence GGGTTTGCAGGAGATCCGAGCCGCGATTCATAAATCGGCTCCTCTTGCAAAAGAAAAGATCAGCTATAATATGCCCGCGTTTGATCAGAACGGCACTCTAGTATATTTCGCAGGATTCAAAAAGCATATAGGCTTTTATCCTATGATCAGTGTGCTGGATACTCTTAAGGACGAATTGTCCAAGTATAGAACATCGAAAGGAACCCTCCAATTCCCGCATGGAGAGCCGATTCCCTTGAAAATAATCTCTAAAATAGTTAAACTGAGAGTGAAAGAGAATATGGACCCGGATCGAAAGAAAAAGAAATCAAAGTCTTTATCTAAGAAATCCTAAAGACCGTTTTGCTCAAAGGCCCTTTCTAA is a genomic window of Leptospira langatensis containing:
- a CDS encoding iron chaperone yields the protein MDPKKKEFKDIDEYISSHPKEVQKGLQEIRAAIHKSAPLAKEKISYNMPAFDQNGTLVYFAGFKKHIGFYPMISVLDTLKDELSKYRTSKGTLQFPHGEPIPLKIISKIVKLRVKENMDPDRKKKKSKSLSKKS